From the Roseiconus lacunae genome, one window contains:
- a CDS encoding peptidylprolyl isomerase, whose translation MLLQTNGRDRAFHRFVWLLLLTAVLKQTHAWSQDQLRPEDPILSIDGKPLLVGDLNLMLRSKLNLKRLDQVPMNVKQAATEQLRRQRLAMRAMLEQGGEAIRQRIDRDWTLFLDSLGQRGVAIEQICEQYACTETALRSNRAWEVCWREYLRSKLTEANLARFYKSNEAAYAPTAWRVSHLFLPIESGDIESERAAKQRLANIRGQLSETESDSDQQARLFADLCKQFSKGATADAGGEIGWVASSGDLPDAVMRAVARTEPEGVTYPVRTDLGFHLILVHERERKSVPFEQIADRTVLKRDAVNRLFETLVKSQSDSVTVVWYQEAFRMPEMRSTIE comes from the coding sequence ATGCTGCTGCAAACCAACGGTCGCGATCGAGCGTTTCACCGTTTCGTTTGGTTATTGCTTTTAACGGCTGTTTTGAAGCAGACGCACGCGTGGTCTCAAGACCAATTGCGGCCGGAAGACCCTATCCTGTCTATCGACGGCAAGCCACTGTTGGTGGGCGACTTGAATTTGATGCTAAGGTCGAAACTCAATCTCAAGCGTCTCGATCAAGTTCCGATGAATGTCAAGCAAGCCGCGACCGAACAATTGCGTCGCCAGCGTCTGGCAATGCGCGCGATGTTGGAACAAGGCGGCGAGGCAATTCGTCAGCGAATCGATCGCGACTGGACGCTCTTTCTTGACAGTCTTGGCCAACGTGGTGTCGCGATTGAGCAGATTTGCGAACAATATGCCTGCACCGAAACCGCGTTGCGTTCGAACCGTGCCTGGGAAGTTTGCTGGCGTGAGTACCTGCGTTCGAAGTTGACCGAAGCAAATCTCGCACGCTTTTACAAATCCAACGAAGCGGCCTACGCACCAACGGCATGGCGAGTTTCACACTTGTTCTTGCCGATCGAATCCGGCGATATCGAATCTGAACGAGCGGCCAAGCAACGGCTCGCCAATATCCGAGGACAGCTTTCCGAAACCGAAAGTGACTCGGACCAGCAAGCTCGATTGTTCGCAGATCTTTGCAAACAGTTCAGCAAAGGCGCGACTGCCGACGCGGGCGGCGAGATCGGTTGGGTGGCATCGTCGGGGGATCTTCCGGACGCTGTAATGCGAGCGGTGGCGCGTACTGAACCGGAAGGTGTGACCTATCCGGTACGCACCGATTTAGGGTTTCACTTGATCTTGGTACATGAGCGTGAGAGGAAGTCAGTGCCCTTCGAGCAAATTGCCGATCGGACTGTGCTAAAGCGTGACGCCGTGAATCGGCTGTTCGAGACACTTGTAAAGTCACAATCCGACTCCGTCACAGTGGTTTGGTACCAAGAAGCGTTTCGAATGCCGGAGATGAGATCAACCATTGAATGA
- a CDS encoding HTH domain-containing protein — translation MRHRLDRALEILRLVQSGVASDPHAITSKLNVNRRTFYRDIAFLKELGVEISFDHGEGRYRIEGLTGANPGDNSERFQQVIGQALRQSSESSTVVSIVRHAAAILTGETDFADRSSESTTASTEGLPSEPSRRTCSPGQDRQLTPGSSGWVDSRANLGVLVDAMDHRRRILVISSELGGSAHEGRHVLIRQITINNDEVIIEGIDLNGRLVRTASSSISRDDDGVLKSRTAEAVGKL, via the coding sequence ATGCGACACAGACTTGATAGGGCTCTTGAGATCCTCCGACTTGTGCAGTCGGGCGTCGCGTCCGACCCACACGCGATTACATCTAAGCTGAACGTCAACCGTCGGACATTTTATCGTGACATCGCGTTCTTGAAGGAGCTTGGCGTCGAGATCAGTTTTGACCATGGCGAGGGGCGATATCGGATCGAGGGTTTGACTGGCGCCAATCCGGGAGACAATTCGGAACGATTCCAACAGGTCATCGGGCAAGCATTGCGTCAATCGAGTGAGTCATCAACGGTGGTATCGATCGTTCGTCATGCCGCGGCAATCTTGACCGGGGAGACCGATTTCGCTGATCGCTCAAGTGAATCGACGACTGCGTCGACAGAAGGGTTACCGAGCGAGCCGTCCCGGCGGACTTGTTCACCTGGCCAAGATCGGCAGCTTACCCCAGGTTCCTCTGGGTGGGTTGATTCTCGCGCGAATTTAGGGGTGTTGGTCGACGCGATGGATCACCGCCGCAGAATCCTTGTGATTTCGTCTGAACTTGGCGGTTCGGCGCATGAAGGTCGCCACGTATTAATTCGTCAAATTACGATCAACAACGACGAGGTGATAATCGAAGGCATTGACCTAAATGGACGCCTTGTTCGAACGGCGTCATCGTCGATCAGCCGGGATGACGATGGGGTGTTAAAGAGCAGGACGGCGGAGGCTGTTGGCAAGCTTTAG
- a CDS encoding sulfatase family protein, whose translation MTRPNIILIITDQQRYDTIAALGFPHVDTPNLDRLVREGVSLEQCHVSAASCAAARASLFKGHYPHTTGILKNADRWRRSWIEFLNDAGYYCVNIGKMHTWPYVTELGFHERFVVENKDRYLEGRYFFDEWDKALRFRGLIKQQRELYRKLPDYRQSLGAFDWELPEDTHPDFFVGDMAKWWIESTPKKDPLFLQIGFPGPHPPYDPIRRYTDPYLNKDLPLIPVTPEELERQPPALQELRVHNSEIDHDSVIMPLQITEQQRHRQRAYYLANVTMIDQKVGEIMESLEANGYGDNSIVIFTSDHGDCLTDHGQSQKWTMYEQITRVPMIVWAPERFNGGQSVEGLVQQMDIGPTILRWAGVEVPDDLEAVAINDAFEQPGEFQGRPYVYCEQVRDGVLTGCRFMTMVRNQTHKLVHFLDEPNGQLFDLVNDPDELNDLWEDETATGIKSQLLDELREWRIRSGVHTKDWCADYR comes from the coding sequence GTGACACGACCCAACATCATTCTGATTATCACCGACCAGCAACGTTATGACACGATCGCCGCGCTCGGTTTCCCGCACGTGGACACGCCGAACCTTGATCGCCTAGTCCGCGAAGGTGTTTCACTGGAGCAATGCCATGTTTCGGCGGCGTCTTGCGCCGCCGCTCGCGCAAGTTTGTTCAAGGGACACTACCCTCACACCACAGGGATATTGAAGAACGCGGATCGCTGGCGACGGAGCTGGATCGAATTTCTGAACGATGCGGGGTACTACTGCGTTAACATCGGCAAGATGCATACGTGGCCCTATGTAACCGAGCTGGGCTTTCATGAACGATTCGTCGTAGAGAATAAGGATCGCTACCTCGAAGGACGCTATTTCTTTGACGAATGGGACAAGGCACTGCGATTCCGGGGATTGATCAAGCAGCAGCGTGAACTGTACCGCAAGCTCCCAGACTATCGCCAGTCGCTCGGTGCGTTTGATTGGGAGCTCCCCGAAGACACGCATCCTGACTTTTTTGTCGGTGACATGGCGAAATGGTGGATCGAATCGACGCCGAAAAAAGATCCTCTATTCCTGCAGATTGGCTTCCCCGGACCTCATCCACCTTACGATCCGATCCGCCGTTATACGGATCCCTACTTGAACAAAGATCTGCCGCTCATTCCGGTGACACCTGAAGAACTTGAGCGGCAGCCGCCTGCACTCCAGGAACTGCGTGTGCACAACAGCGAGATCGATCACGACTCGGTCATCATGCCGCTACAGATCACCGAACAACAGCGACATCGCCAACGAGCCTATTACCTTGCCAACGTTACCATGATCGATCAGAAGGTTGGCGAAATCATGGAATCACTCGAGGCAAATGGGTACGGCGATAACTCCATTGTCATCTTCACCAGCGATCACGGTGACTGCTTGACCGATCATGGCCAAAGCCAGAAGTGGACGATGTACGAACAAATCACTCGTGTCCCGATGATCGTTTGGGCTCCTGAGCGTTTCAACGGTGGCCAGTCGGTCGAAGGCTTGGTGCAGCAGATGGATATCGGCCCAACCATCCTTCGCTGGGCGGGCGTCGAGGTCCCCGATGACTTGGAAGCAGTTGCGATCAACGACGCGTTCGAGCAACCGGGCGAATTTCAAGGTCGTCCGTACGTTTATTGCGAACAGGTACGCGATGGTGTTCTGACCGGTTGTCGTTTCATGACCATGGTACGCAATCAGACGCATAAGCTGGTGCACTTCCTGGATGAACCGAACGGTCAACTGTTTGATCTAGTCAACGATCCTGATGAGCTGAACGACCTATGGGAAGACGAGACCGCGACCGGTATCAAATCACAACTGCTCGATGAACTGCGAGAGTGGCGGATCCGTAGCGGCGTCCACACCAAGGACTGGTGTGCGGACTATCGCTGA
- a CDS encoding DUF1570 domain-containing protein gives MQIANLLRSDRVSIHPLHCLIFLGLSLSGFVARAAAPSMVEFQEGQQTRRGIPIMDFSHEMVVLGRDGQLHTLRGNARERVRTLPTPYEPATILEMRSNLQKEFGRDFEVLSTQHFLVVQPRGRGKRWPEMFEQSHRAFVNYMSRRGVKIRRGRFPMVAVVMPDESAMYSELKRMEVNAKRVAGIYALESNRVITHDGGHLRYIGATLRHEAAHQSAYNYNVHSRVVVTPRWVTEGIGQMFEPEAMVSGQSGLKIRERVNLDSLTVIRREFGNDLSSDFSDAIRDLIGSDQMFVNSKTTSKAYAVAWSMMFYMAEREPQAFSKVLAGTNRRGTYQPYDRFARLSDFERWVGTDIDQFASKVGWFLKSL, from the coding sequence ATGCAAATCGCGAACCTCCTCCGATCCGATCGCGTTTCGATTCATCCGCTCCATTGCCTAATTTTTCTTGGACTCAGTCTGAGTGGATTTGTCGCCCGAGCCGCGGCGCCCTCGATGGTTGAATTTCAGGAAGGTCAACAAACCAGACGTGGCATTCCGATCATGGATTTCTCGCACGAGATGGTAGTCCTCGGTCGCGATGGACAACTACACACGCTTCGCGGCAATGCTCGCGAACGAGTCCGAACGCTACCGACGCCTTACGAACCGGCGACGATTTTGGAAATGCGATCAAACCTGCAAAAGGAATTCGGGCGTGATTTTGAAGTGCTCTCGACGCAGCATTTCTTAGTCGTGCAGCCCCGCGGTCGCGGCAAACGGTGGCCAGAAATGTTCGAGCAATCGCATCGCGCCTTCGTCAACTACATGTCGCGACGAGGCGTCAAGATCCGGCGGGGTCGATTCCCGATGGTCGCCGTCGTGATGCCAGACGAATCGGCAATGTATTCCGAACTCAAACGCATGGAGGTCAACGCCAAACGCGTGGCGGGGATCTACGCACTCGAAAGCAATCGCGTGATCACGCACGACGGTGGCCACCTACGTTATATCGGAGCAACGTTGCGACACGAGGCCGCGCACCAATCGGCCTACAACTACAACGTTCATAGCCGAGTCGTTGTCACACCGCGTTGGGTCACCGAAGGCATCGGTCAAATGTTCGAACCCGAAGCCATGGTCAGCGGCCAGTCGGGCCTGAAGATCCGCGAGCGAGTGAACCTGGATAGTCTTACCGTCATCCGACGCGAATTTGGTAACGATCTGTCTTCGGATTTTAGCGATGCGATTCGCGATTTGATCGGTTCGGATCAAATGTTCGTCAACTCGAAGACGACCAGCAAAGCCTACGCGGTGGCTTGGTCGATGATGTTTTACATGGCCGAGCGAGAACCGCAGGCGTTTTCTAAAGTTCTGGCAGGGACGAACCGCCGTGGGACCTATCAGCCCTACGACCGCTTCGCCCGGCTCAGCGATTTCGAACGTTGGGTGGGCACCGATATCGACCAATTCGCTTCCAAGGTCGGTTGGTTCTTGAAGTCTCTTTGA